The following are encoded in a window of Dehalococcoidia bacterium genomic DNA:
- a CDS encoding prephenate dehydrogenase/arogenate dehydrogenase family protein, protein MGKVGIIGLGLIGGSIGLALRNAGLRDTTVLGFDRDREVEGRALKYGAVDALARSLEQLAAESAIIVIATPIIAVEKVMREIAPHLQKGAVVTDTASTKGAVMRWAREILPPGVHFVGGHPMAGKEQSGPQAAEPGLFRDRPYVIVPAVDAGPGAVNAVIGLAETLGARPMFLDADEHDAYAAAISHVPLVASVALFGLARGSTAWPELAGMAGPAFKDLTRLASGEPEMAHDICLTNKQNISHWIDRYIDELLRLKDLIAGEDDEALFRALAEAQLERENFLVSPPERERPGLPDDLPSPSQSFMNLLAGSMWAERARELTKSLETRERERERAERLRRRRE, encoded by the coding sequence ATGGGCAAGGTCGGCATCATTGGGCTCGGGCTGATCGGAGGCTCGATAGGGCTGGCGCTCCGGAACGCCGGGCTGCGCGACACGACAGTACTGGGCTTCGACCGCGACCGCGAGGTCGAAGGGCGGGCGCTCAAGTACGGCGCCGTGGACGCGCTGGCGCGGTCGCTCGAGCAGCTCGCGGCCGAGTCGGCGATAATCGTGATCGCCACGCCGATAATCGCCGTCGAGAAGGTCATGCGGGAGATCGCGCCGCACTTGCAGAAGGGCGCGGTCGTCACTGACACGGCGAGCACGAAGGGCGCGGTCATGCGCTGGGCGCGAGAGATACTGCCGCCCGGAGTGCACTTCGTGGGCGGCCACCCGATGGCGGGCAAGGAGCAGTCCGGACCGCAGGCCGCGGAGCCGGGCCTCTTCCGGGACCGCCCTTATGTGATCGTCCCGGCCGTGGACGCCGGTCCTGGCGCCGTAAACGCTGTCATCGGGCTGGCCGAGACGCTGGGCGCGCGGCCCATGTTCCTCGACGCCGATGAGCACGACGCCTACGCCGCTGCCATCAGCCACGTGCCGCTGGTGGCCTCCGTAGCGCTCTTCGGCCTCGCCCGAGGCTCGACAGCCTGGCCGGAGCTGGCCGGCATGGCCGGGCCGGCCTTCAAGGACCTGACGCGCCTGGCTTCGGGAGAGCCGGAGATGGCGCATGACATCTGCCTCACCAACAAGCAGAACATCAGCCACTGGATCGACCGCTACATCGACGAGCTGCTGCGGCTGAAGGACCTGATCGCGGGCGAAGACGACGAGGCCCTGTTCCGCGCCCTGGCGGAGGCGCAGCTTGAGCGCGAGAACTTCCTGGTAAGCCCGCCCGAGCGCGAGAGGCCCGGCCTCCCGGACGACCTGCCGTCGCCGAGCCAGTCGTTCATGAACCTGCTTGCCGGCAGCATGTGGGCGGAACGAGCGCGCGAGCTGACCAAGTCGCTCGAGACGCGCGAGCGAGAGCGGGAGCGGGCCGAGCGCCTGCGGCGCCGCCGCGAGTAG
- a CDS encoding MaoC family dehydratase N-terminal domain-containing protein, producing the protein MTTEQQSHITDEMRASIGREGPPTIREVSRTGIRMFARAVGHTDPIFYDVEEAQKRGYRDLVAPPGYLGTPVFNPRVAGEQAAPRRRPGGMTRGLNAGNEYEYFDVICAGDVLESRSRTVDIQERTGSIGPMIITTTETVFTRLSDGKVVAKGRGTGISY; encoded by the coding sequence ATGACCACCGAACAGCAGTCCCACATCACCGACGAGATGCGCGCCAGCATCGGCCGCGAGGGCCCGCCCACCATCCGCGAGGTCTCGCGCACGGGCATCCGCATGTTCGCGCGGGCCGTCGGGCACACGGACCCGATCTTCTACGACGTCGAGGAGGCGCAGAAGCGCGGCTACCGCGACCTTGTGGCGCCGCCCGGCTACCTCGGTACGCCGGTCTTCAACCCGAGGGTAGCGGGCGAGCAGGCGGCGCCACGGCGCCGCCCGGGCGGGATGACACGCGGCCTCAACGCCGGGAACGAGTACGAGTACTTCGACGTCATCTGCGCCGGCGACGTCCTCGAGTCGCGCAGCCGTACCGTCGACATCCAGGAACGCACCGGCAGCATCGGCCCGATGATCATCACGACGACGGAGACGGTATTCACCCGCCTCAGCGACGGCAAAGTGGTCGCCAAGGGGCGCGGCACCGGTATCAGCTACTGA
- a CDS encoding redox-sensing transcriptional repressor Rex, whose amino-acid sequence MPIDIPAVVIDRLPVYARALTSLEEQGRDVVSSQELGTMLGVTPAQIRKDLSYFGRFGKQGRGYNVRRLAQELRQILGLDRQWSMVLVGVGHLGMAILSYDGFQPQGFIIVDAFDADPAIIGTRVGGLTVRDVAELPEYLKRRHVDIGIVATPAAAAATIIETLVNGGVRSILNYAPVAMHVPESVQIKNIDPVLALQSMTFYLKAGVPAK is encoded by the coding sequence GTGCCAATAGACATCCCCGCCGTCGTAATCGACCGGCTGCCCGTCTACGCCAGGGCGCTGACCTCTCTCGAAGAACAAGGCCGTGATGTGGTCAGCTCCCAGGAACTGGGGACTATGCTGGGCGTGACCCCCGCCCAGATCCGCAAGGACCTCAGCTACTTCGGGCGCTTCGGCAAGCAGGGCCGCGGCTACAACGTCCGCCGCCTTGCCCAGGAATTGCGCCAGATCCTCGGGCTGGACCGCCAGTGGTCCATGGTCCTGGTCGGCGTCGGCCACCTCGGCATGGCCATCCTCTCGTACGACGGCTTCCAACCCCAGGGCTTCATCATCGTCGACGCCTTCGACGCAGACCCCGCCATCATCGGCACCAGGGTCGGCGGCCTCACCGTGCGCGATGTGGCCGAGTTGCCCGAGTACCTCAAACGCCGCCACGTGGACATTGGCATCGTAGCGACGCCTGCCGCCGCTGCCGCCACGATCATCGAAACGCTGGTCAATGGCGGCGTCCGTTCGATCCTGAACTACGCCCCCGTGGCGATGCACGTCCCCGAGTCCGTGCAGATCAAGAACATCGACCCCGTGCTTGCCCTGCAGAGCATGACCTTCTACCTGAAGGCCGGCGTCCCCGCCAAGTAA
- a CDS encoding site-2 protease family protein yields MLVTYSDLLSEGLLLFLTFFGAVLVALVAGISFHECCHAVVADRLGDRTPRAMGRISLNPLRHLEPVGTFFMLLVGFGWGKPVMVNPNRLRNGPEAGRAMVAAAGPLSNLLLAAVASIPINLDLAPWRSPFLIVRTSGWETADYAGLFLTSLVIFNVILAVFNLLPIAPLDGFAVAVGLLPRDLGRSLARLEPYGPAILMLLLILPFVSRGQVSVLHEVMSPLINGLTELFSGGDARALG; encoded by the coding sequence TTGCTCGTAACCTACTCCGACCTCCTAAGCGAGGGCCTTCTCCTCTTCCTGACCTTCTTCGGCGCCGTGCTCGTCGCGCTGGTGGCGGGCATATCCTTCCACGAATGCTGTCACGCGGTGGTGGCCGACCGGCTGGGCGACCGGACGCCGCGGGCCATGGGGCGCATCTCGCTGAACCCCTTGCGCCACCTGGAGCCAGTCGGCACCTTCTTCATGCTGCTGGTGGGGTTTGGCTGGGGCAAGCCCGTGATGGTGAACCCGAACCGCCTGCGTAACGGCCCGGAGGCGGGCCGGGCCATGGTGGCGGCCGCCGGCCCGCTATCGAACCTGCTGCTGGCGGCAGTCGCGTCGATCCCGATAAACCTTGACCTGGCGCCGTGGCGCAGCCCCTTCCTAATCGTGCGCACCAGCGGCTGGGAAACTGCCGACTACGCGGGACTGTTCCTGACTTCGCTGGTCATCTTCAACGTCATCCTGGCCGTCTTCAACCTCCTGCCAATTGCGCCGCTGGACGGCTTCGCGGTGGCCGTCGGCCTGCTGCCGAGGGACCTCGGGCGCTCGCTGGCCCGACTCGAGCCGTACGGGCCGGCGATCCTGATGCTGCTCCTCATCCTGCCCTTCGTCTCTCGAGGCCAGGTGAGCGTCCTGCACGAGGTCATGTCTCCGCTCATCAACGGCCTCACGGAGCTCTTCTCGGGGGGCGATGCGCGTGCTCTTGGCTAG
- a CDS encoding nitronate monooxygenase, whose translation MLKTRFSERFGLRYPLVSAPMANHSGGALAAAVSNAGGLGTFGGINREGPEWVRAQARLARSRTSADFGVGFISAFLREETFRVCLEEDVPVLIFSFGDPSEWVRRAQAAGRRVLLQVQTLEGVRQAVDLGADAIVVQGNEAGGHSGYMMTLPLLSMALDMAGEAAVLAAGGIGSPRALAAVLAAGAEGAMAGTPFLATPECLEVPDFYKELVVRSDGQDTVHTQVYDILSGAPWPPGIGERVRRNAFTREWEGREQEVRERREEIRQRLLEGERRADPEVRAVLYGQSAGMVPAVRPAAEVVEWMCEGAERLLAKRARELLG comes from the coding sequence GTGCTGAAGACACGGTTCAGCGAGCGCTTCGGCCTGCGCTATCCACTGGTGTCCGCGCCGATGGCGAACCACAGCGGCGGCGCCCTCGCCGCTGCGGTCTCGAACGCCGGGGGCCTGGGGACCTTCGGCGGCATCAACCGCGAAGGGCCCGAGTGGGTCCGGGCGCAGGCGCGCCTCGCGCGGTCGCGTACCAGCGCTGACTTCGGCGTCGGTTTCATCTCGGCGTTCCTGCGGGAGGAGACGTTCCGGGTGTGCCTGGAGGAGGACGTGCCTGTCTTGATCTTCTCCTTCGGCGACCCCTCGGAGTGGGTGAGGCGGGCACAGGCGGCGGGAAGGCGCGTGTTGCTGCAGGTCCAGACTCTGGAGGGCGTGCGCCAGGCGGTCGACCTGGGCGCGGACGCGATCGTGGTGCAGGGCAACGAGGCGGGCGGCCACAGCGGCTACATGATGACGCTGCCGCTGCTGTCGATGGCGCTGGACATGGCGGGCGAGGCGGCAGTGCTGGCAGCGGGCGGCATCGGCAGCCCGAGGGCCCTTGCCGCGGTCCTGGCAGCCGGCGCGGAGGGAGCAATGGCCGGCACGCCGTTCCTGGCCACGCCGGAGTGCCTGGAAGTGCCGGACTTCTACAAGGAGCTGGTCGTCAGGAGTGACGGCCAGGACACCGTGCATACGCAGGTCTATGACATCCTGAGCGGCGCCCCGTGGCCTCCCGGCATAGGCGAGAGGGTCCGGCGTAACGCCTTCACGCGCGAGTGGGAGGGCCGCGAGCAGGAGGTCCGGGAGCGGCGGGAGGAGATACGGCAGCGGTTGCTCGAAGGCGAACGGCGGGCAGACCCTGAAGTCCGCGCCGTGCTCTACGGCCAGTCTGCCGGGATGGTCCCGGCCGTGCGACCGGCCGCCGAGGTGGTGGAGTGGATGTGCGAGGGCGCCGAGCGCTTACTGGCGAAGCGGGCCAGGGAGCTCCTCGGATAG